Proteins co-encoded in one Perca flavescens isolate YP-PL-M2 chromosome 11, PFLA_1.0, whole genome shotgun sequence genomic window:
- the LOC114563657 gene encoding glycerol-3-phosphate dehydrogenase, mitochondrial yields MRVLEEQFPFPVQERGGAVGGPTLRPKGHCGFKCAPCVARAAIALMQSDRDRCDISVPTHFHTTSHRLGVTHIPLLWSCPPAAGQHNDARMNLAIALTAARYGAAIANYTEVVHLLKRADPQTGKERVCEAHCRDRITGQEFDVRAKCVINATGPFTDALRKMDDQKNPDICQPSAGVHIVIPGYYRTICAPWVEARGAVAGIETS; encoded by the exons GAACAGTTCCCCTTCCCGGTGCAGGAGAGGGGAGGGGCGGTCGGGGGGCCCACACTCAGGCCAAAGGGCCACTGTGGCTTTAAGTGTGCTCCTTGTGTGGCCAGAGCAGCCATTGCGCTGATGCAAAGTGACAGGGACAGATGTGACATATCGGTTCCGACACACTTCCATACCACCAGTCACAGGCTCGGGGTGACTCAcatccccctgctctggtcCTGTCCCCCCGCTGCAGGACAACATAACGATGCTCGAATGAACCTCGCCATTGCCCTCACTGCTGCCAGGTATGGGGCTGCCATAGCCAATTACACTGAAGTGGTGCACCTACTGAAGAGGGCAGACCCTCAGACGGGGAAGGAGAGGGTCTGTGAAGCGCACTGCAGGGATAGGATCACAG GGCAGGAATTTGATGTCAGAGCCAAATGTGTTATCAATGCCACGGGACCTTTTACAGACGCGCTGCGGAAAATGGATGATCAGAAGAACCCCGACATCTGTCAGCCCAGTGCTGGGGTGCACATCGTCATCCCAGGCTATTACAG GACAATATGTGCACCATGGGTTGAGGCTAGGGGAGCAGTGGCTGGAATTGAAACCAGCTGA